A DNA window from Nitrospira sp. contains the following coding sequences:
- a CDS encoding hypothetical protein (Evidence 4 : Unknown function but conserved in other organisms; MaGe:77309804), with the protein MINRREESRIEDCHACSYEIIVPDELGVEGAQQSQAFTLNRSAHGRLLLMGQAPQPHQRIEVHSATLGWWRSSIVYDVRWTRPIQIGPQGDLFLVGCRSATGLPL; encoded by the coding sequence GTGATCAATCGCCGAGAGGAAAGCAGAATTGAAGATTGTCACGCCTGCTCCTATGAAATCATCGTACCGGATGAATTGGGTGTGGAAGGGGCTCAACAGAGTCAGGCGTTTACACTCAATCGCAGCGCACACGGCAGGTTGCTGCTGATGGGGCAAGCCCCACAGCCTCATCAACGCATTGAAGTGCATAGCGCAACGCTAGGGTGGTGGCGTTCCAGCATAGTGTATGACGTGCGGTGGACGCGGCCGATTCAAATTGGGCCTCAAGGAGACTTGTTCCTAGTGGGCTGCCGATCGGCCACGGGATTGCCGTTGTAG
- a CDS encoding hypothetical protein (Evidence 5 : Unknown function; MaGe:77309805): MAKSSLLVSTSNKTTSVVEPMEQEPYRQHALQHFFDFLVPREHPFDRITLKLEGKDGQPTLGITTYPIKTVEKIPL; the protein is encoded by the coding sequence ATGGCCAAATCTTCTCTCCTTGTATCTACATCTAATAAAACCACTTCCGTGGTGGAGCCGATGGAGCAAGAGCCGTACCGACAACATGCTCTCCAACACTTCTTTGACTTTCTCGTTCCTCGAGAACACCCCTTCGATAGAATCACCCTCAAACTCGAAGGGAAAGACGGACAGCCAACACTGGGGATAACTACGTATCCTATTAAGACTGTAGAGAAAATTCCGCTGTAG
- a CDS encoding conserved exported protein of unknown function (Evidence 4 : Unknown function but conserved in other organisms; MaGe:77309806) — protein MMSPRCTVGSRLRVACTLLLLGSAIAANPPGTADARKELLTPEEKDLLHRTEQIHLETLALSSRGPLDAGSITQAVATRFERLGYRVVTDGSQPQTVTVKVKCEELKTWEGTGRSGGDADMVDAAARLWKGPACQLTYRFGIRWADWRHEVRTPFSNPQEAARQAGQPDPAAYSIVALAQQLQTDPFPYLLTADWGQSARLIGALDESGATAAQQQAVIGLLGQMLAVDAIPRLTALLNAPDQATVQSAAIALGTIGHEDGIPALLTLFNNGTPEQHRAAAAGLGRLAPLHPNSDIVPAFIAALPNEPPQTQIVLVRALGKTTDRRVLPPLRALHRAMLKHTRSDSSPEAKELLATLGIALDGFDGVHTEE, from the coding sequence ATGATGAGCCCTCGTTGTACCGTCGGCAGCCGTCTTCGAGTAGCGTGCACGCTCCTCTTGCTCGGATCGGCTATCGCCGCGAACCCTCCTGGCACCGCCGATGCGCGCAAGGAATTGCTCACCCCCGAGGAAAAAGATCTCTTGCATCGAACCGAGCAGATTCATCTAGAGACACTGGCCCTCAGCAGCCGTGGCCCTCTCGATGCCGGTAGCATCACCCAGGCGGTCGCGACGCGGTTCGAGCGATTGGGGTACCGTGTCGTCACCGACGGCAGCCAGCCGCAGACGGTCACGGTCAAAGTGAAGTGCGAGGAATTAAAAACCTGGGAAGGCACGGGGCGATCGGGTGGCGATGCCGACATGGTCGACGCCGCGGCGCGACTCTGGAAAGGGCCAGCCTGCCAGCTGACCTACCGCTTCGGCATCCGTTGGGCCGACTGGCGGCACGAAGTCCGCACGCCATTCAGCAATCCCCAAGAGGCCGCGCGCCAAGCGGGCCAGCCCGATCCTGCGGCCTACTCGATCGTCGCGCTCGCCCAGCAATTGCAGACCGATCCCTTTCCCTATTTACTCACGGCCGATTGGGGGCAGTCCGCGCGGCTGATCGGCGCCCTGGATGAATCCGGCGCGACAGCGGCGCAACAGCAGGCCGTGATCGGACTCCTCGGTCAGATGCTCGCCGTAGACGCCATCCCTCGGCTCACCGCTTTGTTGAACGCTCCCGACCAGGCAACCGTTCAATCCGCCGCCATCGCGCTAGGAACCATCGGGCATGAAGACGGCATCCCCGCGCTGCTCACGCTCTTCAACAACGGCACGCCCGAGCAACATCGCGCCGCCGCCGCCGGCCTTGGCCGGCTCGCCCCATTGCATCCCAACAGCGATATTGTGCCGGCCTTCATCGCCGCGCTCCCGAACGAGCCACCTCAGACTCAGATCGTTCTGGTGCGCGCCCTGGGGAAGACGACCGATCGCCGAGTGCTCCCTCCGCTCCGCGCGCTGCACCGCGCGATGCTGAAACACACGCGCTCCGATAGCAGCCCGGAAGCAAAAGAACTGCTGGCCACGCTGGGTATCGCCCTCGACGGCTTCGACGGTGTGCATACGGAAGAATAG
- a CDS encoding hypothetical protein (Evidence 4 : Unknown function but conserved in other organisms; MaGe:77309807): MRLPRPQDQLAGCVWLPRFAEKARAFQTHRLPYVYRAAFGSRLGIDGAFLRHFNLTLPQFLAAVHASEGDVALAEWFLSLPAASSGRIVEWNRRATMLGAKGHPGYRTRHLLKWVFYPKSVVTPVDSLFEAIEQDER, translated from the coding sequence ATGCGACTTCCTCGTCCTCAGGATCAACTGGCCGGCTGCGTGTGGCTGCCGAGGTTTGCGGAGAAAGCCAGAGCATTTCAGACGCACCGGCTTCCGTATGTTTATCGCGCCGCGTTCGGCAGCCGGCTTGGCATCGATGGCGCGTTTCTTCGGCATTTCAATCTCACTCTGCCTCAGTTTCTCGCGGCGGTTCATGCATCGGAAGGCGATGTGGCGCTGGCAGAATGGTTTCTGTCGCTCCCGGCGGCCAGCTCCGGGCGCATCGTCGAGTGGAACCGCCGCGCCACGATGCTGGGCGCCAAGGGGCATCCCGGCTATCGCACGCGGCATCTCCTCAAGTGGGTCTTCTATCCCAAGTCGGTGGTCACACCTGTCGACAGCCTCTTCGAAGCCATTGAACAGGACGAGCGCTGA
- a CDS encoding conserved exported protein of unknown function (Evidence 4 : Unknown function but conserved in other organisms; MaGe:77309808) has translation MSVWKSLVGVCAVVGCVGSVGASAWAEEVRGEETTPPAVHRLFPESWPISIRGWADGGYTFNGSSPTTHFNGPYNAVDRDRPQLNQLYLVVEKTLRGTSGFDVGGRVDAMYGYDYFLTQSNGLERDRSGSPKWNHEQHGIALPQMYAEAGNQTFSVKAGHFYTIVGYEGVPAPENFFYSKAYSYQFAGPFTHWGGLATWNISPQWMVQGGIVNGWDSLDRQSNKPAYVMKAKYTSSEKFVTASFAVITGEEPSAIPTRFEQRTRYSAIVALNPTKDLEYVFHHFYAYQEDGKLGGGIARWYGIDQYLYYRLHEQVKAGLRFEWFRDEAGTRVGGSPDRGNPNLAPFAGSFYSLTAGVNYYPHPNLTIRPEVRYDWLAGSRNPYNDGNNSNQVLAAINAYVQF, from the coding sequence ATGTCGGTGTGGAAATCACTCGTGGGTGTCTGTGCGGTTGTGGGTTGTGTGGGCAGCGTGGGCGCGTCGGCATGGGCGGAAGAGGTGCGTGGCGAGGAAACAACCCCGCCGGCAGTTCATCGGCTGTTTCCTGAGAGCTGGCCGATCTCTATCCGTGGCTGGGCGGACGGCGGATACACGTTCAATGGATCGAGCCCGACCACCCATTTCAACGGACCGTACAATGCGGTGGACCGCGACCGGCCGCAGTTGAATCAGTTGTACCTGGTTGTGGAAAAAACGCTGCGTGGCACGAGCGGGTTCGATGTGGGCGGGCGGGTCGATGCGATGTACGGATACGATTATTTTCTGACGCAGAGCAACGGGCTTGAGCGCGACCGGTCCGGTTCTCCCAAGTGGAATCACGAACAACATGGAATCGCGCTTCCGCAGATGTATGCCGAGGCCGGCAATCAGACGTTCTCGGTGAAGGCCGGACATTTCTATACGATCGTCGGGTACGAGGGCGTGCCGGCGCCGGAGAATTTCTTCTACTCGAAAGCCTATTCCTATCAGTTTGCCGGCCCCTTCACGCATTGGGGCGGCCTGGCGACCTGGAATATTTCTCCGCAATGGATGGTGCAGGGGGGCATCGTCAACGGCTGGGATTCACTCGACCGCCAAAGCAACAAGCCGGCCTATGTGATGAAGGCGAAGTATACGTCGAGCGAGAAATTCGTGACGGCATCGTTTGCGGTGATCACGGGCGAAGAACCCTCGGCGATTCCGACGCGGTTCGAGCAGCGGACGCGCTACAGCGCGATTGTCGCGCTGAATCCGACCAAGGATCTCGAATACGTGTTCCATCATTTCTACGCCTATCAGGAAGACGGCAAGCTCGGCGGCGGGATTGCGCGCTGGTATGGCATCGATCAATATCTGTACTATCGCCTGCACGAGCAAGTGAAAGCCGGGCTGCGGTTCGAATGGTTCCGGGACGAAGCGGGCACTCGCGTGGGCGGGTCTCCAGACCGGGGGAATCCGAACCTGGCTCCGTTCGCCGGGAGCTTCTATTCGCTGACGGCCGGAGTGAACTACTATCCGCATCCGAACCTGACCATTCGACCGGAAGTGCGGTACGATTGGCTGGCGGGGAGCCGCAATCCCTACAACGACGGGAACAATTCCAACCAAGTGCTGGCGGCCATTAACGCCTACGTGCAGTTCTAG
- a CDS encoding DNA-3-methyladenine glycosylase I (MaGe:77309809): MSQNIRCDWAGDKPHTVRYHDKEWGKPVHRDRKHFEMLLLEGAQAGLSWDTILRKRAGYRKAFAGFDPKKVARFTASAKAALMKNPDIVRNRLKIDSAVANAQAFLAVQKEFGSFDAYVWSFVGGEPIVNGWKRMKDVPATNVISDTLSKDLKKRGFRFVGSTIVYAYMQAIGMVNDHLEACSFR; encoded by the coding sequence ATGAGCCAGAACATCCGCTGCGATTGGGCCGGCGACAAGCCGCACACGGTTCGCTATCACGATAAGGAATGGGGCAAGCCGGTGCATCGAGACCGGAAGCATTTCGAGATGCTGCTGCTCGAAGGCGCGCAGGCGGGACTCTCGTGGGACACGATCTTGCGGAAGCGGGCCGGTTATCGAAAGGCCTTTGCCGGGTTCGATCCAAAGAAAGTGGCGCGGTTCACGGCAAGTGCGAAAGCGGCGCTGATGAAAAATCCCGACATCGTCCGCAACCGGCTCAAGATCGACTCGGCGGTCGCCAATGCGCAGGCGTTTCTCGCGGTACAGAAAGAATTTGGCTCGTTCGATGCCTATGTGTGGTCGTTCGTCGGTGGAGAGCCGATCGTCAATGGCTGGAAGCGGATGAAGGATGTGCCCGCGACGAATGTCATCAGCGACACGCTGTCCAAGGATCTCAAAAAGCGCGGGTTCCGTTTTGTCGGCAGTACAATCGTCTACGCATACATGCAGGCCATTGGAATGGTGAACGACCACCTTGAAGCTTGTTCCTTTCGTTGA
- a CDS encoding Alpha/beta hydrolase (MaGe:77309810) → MEIPVFVLPGFGNSGPGHWQTLWETRHPAWRRVDLGDWNAPRRSDWVQALDAALVRSEASPILVAHSLACLLVAHWAQQSTASIRGAFLVAVPEPASPSFPATAQGFSPVPMHRLSFPSMVIASRDDPFGSFAHAQRCATAWGSRVVDIGEAGHINIDSGLGDWAEGYALFEKFMEGVSR, encoded by the coding sequence ATGGAGATTCCTGTATTCGTCCTGCCGGGGTTCGGCAATTCCGGCCCTGGCCATTGGCAGACATTGTGGGAGACTCGGCATCCAGCCTGGCGGCGGGTTGACTTGGGGGATTGGAATGCGCCGCGGCGCTCCGACTGGGTTCAAGCGTTGGATGCGGCTCTTGTCCGTTCTGAGGCGTCGCCGATCCTAGTGGCCCATAGTCTCGCCTGTTTGTTGGTGGCGCACTGGGCGCAACAGTCAACGGCCTCGATTCGCGGCGCGTTTCTTGTGGCGGTTCCAGAGCCGGCGAGTCCCAGTTTTCCCGCCACCGCCCAAGGTTTTAGTCCGGTGCCGATGCATCGGTTGTCGTTTCCCAGCATGGTGATCGCCAGCCGCGACGATCCGTTCGGTTCGTTTGCGCATGCGCAGCGGTGCGCGACGGCCTGGGGCAGCCGGGTTGTCGATATCGGCGAGGCCGGACACATCAATATCGACAGCGGCCTGGGCGATTGGGCTGAAGGGTATGCGCTCTTCGAGAAATTTATGGAAGGAGTATCGAGATGA
- a CDS encoding SAM-dependent methyltransferase (MaGe:77309811), producing the protein MGDREYVFASGEDRREWTRLQAIEREFDPASRRRLYATGLTTGWRCLEAGPGAGSLMQWMGERVGPTGHVVALDLSTKFLTGSYPAQIEIRQGDIRTVSLPEGAFDLVHARYVLIHLPDYEVALARMLDALKPGGWIVLEEPDFSASRGIAGEAAQLAAMQRINQAIQRMYESRGTDCALGLKLLPFLQARGLCDLSMEQDAPVSAGGSGMAAIMALSAEQLREKYLATGVASDADVQGYCRMAEDSQSRAIYYSTVAVAGRKKVE; encoded by the coding sequence ATGGGCGACCGTGAATATGTGTTCGCCTCAGGCGAAGACCGGCGCGAATGGACGCGGCTCCAGGCCATTGAACGGGAGTTCGATCCGGCCAGCCGCCGCCGCTTATATGCGACTGGTCTCACGACTGGGTGGCGCTGCCTGGAAGCTGGACCCGGCGCCGGGTCGTTGATGCAGTGGATGGGCGAGCGGGTTGGGCCGACGGGGCATGTTGTCGCCCTCGATCTTTCGACGAAATTTCTTACCGGGTCCTATCCAGCACAGATCGAGATTCGGCAAGGCGATATTCGCACGGTTTCGCTGCCGGAAGGCGCATTCGATCTCGTCCACGCGCGCTATGTACTCATTCATTTGCCGGACTATGAGGTCGCGCTCGCCAGAATGCTGGACGCGCTGAAGCCGGGCGGATGGATTGTGTTGGAAGAGCCGGATTTCTCTGCGTCGCGAGGCATCGCCGGAGAGGCCGCCCAGCTTGCGGCGATGCAACGCATCAATCAAGCGATTCAGCGCATGTACGAAAGCCGCGGCACGGATTGCGCGCTCGGACTCAAGCTGTTGCCATTCTTACAGGCGCGAGGGCTCTGCGATTTGTCCATGGAACAAGACGCGCCTGTTTCGGCCGGAGGTTCGGGGATGGCCGCGATCATGGCGCTGTCTGCCGAGCAGTTGCGGGAGAAGTATCTGGCAACGGGAGTGGCGAGTGACGCGGATGTGCAGGGCTATTGTCGCATGGCCGAAGATTCTCAGAGCCGGGCGATCTATTATTCAACCGTGGCAGTGGCTGGACGGAAGAAAGTCGAGTGA
- a CDS encoding hypothetical protein (Evidence 4 : Unknown function but conserved in other organisms; MaGe:77309812) yields MGRTSRLRAGRMLAVVLVLVWDVAPLPLWANPAQDRLARMSELERSETLATFVESGGHACTTVARTFFQGEDAKGNVFWNVACTGGESYVVVIKNDVPGSTRVMTCRRLRMVAGADCFKKLE; encoded by the coding sequence ATGGGGCGGACATCCAGGCTTCGGGCCGGCCGTATGCTCGCAGTGGTGCTCGTGCTGGTGTGGGATGTGGCGCCTCTGCCTCTCTGGGCGAATCCGGCGCAGGATCGTCTTGCCAGGATGTCCGAGCTGGAGCGAAGCGAGACGCTGGCGACGTTTGTCGAAAGCGGCGGCCATGCCTGCACGACTGTGGCGCGCACATTTTTTCAAGGAGAGGACGCCAAGGGAAATGTGTTTTGGAATGTGGCGTGCACCGGCGGCGAATCCTATGTGGTGGTAATCAAGAACGATGTGCCGGGTTCGACCAGGGTGATGACCTGCCGCCGCCTGCGCATGGTGGCGGGGGCGGATTGTTTCAAGAAGCTGGAGTGA
- a CDS encoding hypothetical protein (Evidence 4 : Unknown function but conserved in other organisms; MaGe:77309813), with amino-acid sequence MRRLMEADDAETFRETWAGKGHPPCPHDVREKECYLGSDTSAEICVRCGKSFWRGN; translated from the coding sequence GTGAGGCGATTGATGGAAGCGGACGATGCAGAAACGTTCCGGGAGACCTGGGCTGGGAAGGGACATCCACCCTGTCCGCATGATGTCCGAGAGAAAGAGTGCTATCTCGGTTCCGATACGAGCGCTGAAATTTGTGTGCGGTGTGGAAAATCATTCTGGAGGGGAAACTAG
- a CDS encoding hypothetical protein (Evidence 4 : Unknown function but conserved in other organisms; MaGe:77309814), which yields MRRNAAEAGESRWRFLILSCYLQRVYFSMAWPTLIARELVGAAAAWKSGNDGKARVCARRAVALADEAWLAQQASSLWSGDAMAHLRRIQQEVSFPFSVRQAAERLTTTVTKKQMALFTADPIGDANTVIEFLIGGSETRP from the coding sequence GTGCGGCGCAATGCCGCCGAGGCCGGCGAGAGCCGGTGGCGGTTTCTCATTCTCTCGTGCTACCTGCAGCGGGTGTATTTTTCTATGGCGTGGCCGACCCTCATCGCGCGAGAACTTGTCGGGGCAGCCGCCGCATGGAAATCCGGCAACGATGGTAAAGCGCGTGTTTGTGCGCGGCGGGCAGTCGCGTTAGCCGACGAAGCGTGGCTGGCACAGCAGGCGTCTTCATTATGGTCAGGCGATGCCATGGCTCACCTGCGCAGAATCCAGCAAGAGGTGTCGTTTCCATTCTCTGTCCGGCAAGCCGCCGAACGATTGACGACGACCGTGACCAAGAAGCAGATGGCTCTATTTACGGCGGATCCTATCGGCGACGCAAACACAGTCATAGAGTTTCTGATAGGGGGCAGTGAAACGCGGCCATGA
- a CDS encoding Peptide chain release factor 3 (MaGe:77309815) yields MVCCAPIMAIDTTTQGELAAATARRRTFAIISHPDAGKTTLTEKLLLYSGLIRTAGMVRGRKGGKTAASDWMGMEQERGISITASAMQFPYKDAIVNLLDTPGHQDFSEDTYRTLTAADSAIMVIDAAKGVETQTRKLFEVCRLRRIPVLTLINKMDLPGRPPLDLMTEVEQALNIHASPVNWPIGSGSEFAGIVTRADSRVQLFSKTAHGGATKVDVATMLLADLERSGRVAPDVMEPVRHDLELLDIAGNPFSREQFLNGDVTPVFFASALTNFGIESFLDAFVSLAPCPSARLADLADGSELAIDPVEAPFSAYVFKLQANMNPKHRDSTAFLRVCSGRFERDMMVKHHRLDRDVRLSRPHSLVAQERSTVEEAYAGDIIGIINPGLFAIGDTISLAGGFNFKPLPQFQPEIFARLRPTDVGKRKSFDKGMEQMAQEGTVQIMRSLNDQDSLVAAVGRLQFDVLQYRLRHEYRVETILDALPFSCSAWLGGDPATFKAPSASMVVKDQRGRIVVLFGDQVMKTIARDRNPGHTLRDMG; encoded by the coding sequence ATGGTATGCTGCGCACCCATTATGGCTATCGATACCACGACTCAGGGCGAATTAGCGGCGGCCACGGCTCGCCGCCGGACCTTTGCGATCATCAGTCATCCCGATGCGGGCAAGACGACGCTGACGGAAAAGCTGCTGCTGTACTCCGGGCTCATCCGGACAGCCGGCATGGTGCGTGGACGCAAGGGCGGCAAGACGGCGGCATCCGACTGGATGGGCATGGAGCAGGAGCGCGGCATTTCCATCACCGCCTCGGCCATGCAGTTTCCGTATAAGGATGCGATCGTCAATCTGCTCGATACCCCTGGACACCAAGACTTTTCCGAAGACACCTACCGGACACTGACGGCCGCCGACAGCGCGATCATGGTCATCGACGCGGCCAAGGGCGTGGAGACGCAGACGCGCAAGTTGTTTGAGGTCTGCCGTCTGCGGCGGATTCCCGTGCTGACCTTAATCAATAAAATGGATTTGCCGGGCCGCCCGCCGCTCGATCTGATGACTGAAGTAGAGCAGGCGCTCAATATTCACGCGAGTCCGGTCAACTGGCCGATCGGTTCCGGGAGCGAGTTCGCCGGGATCGTGACGCGGGCCGACTCTCGCGTTCAGTTGTTCAGCAAGACGGCCCATGGCGGCGCGACGAAGGTCGATGTGGCCACTATGCTTTTGGCCGACCTTGAGCGCAGCGGCCGTGTTGCTCCGGACGTCATGGAGCCGGTGCGGCACGATCTGGAGTTGCTCGATATCGCCGGGAATCCGTTTTCACGCGAACAGTTTCTGAACGGCGATGTCACGCCGGTGTTCTTTGCGTCGGCGCTGACGAACTTCGGCATCGAGAGTTTTCTCGACGCCTTTGTGTCGCTTGCGCCTTGCCCCAGCGCCCGGCTCGCCGATCTGGCCGATGGGAGCGAGCTCGCCATCGATCCGGTCGAGGCGCCGTTCAGCGCCTATGTGTTCAAGCTCCAAGCCAACATGAATCCGAAACACCGCGACAGCACGGCGTTTCTGCGCGTCTGCTCAGGGCGGTTCGAGCGGGACATGATGGTGAAACACCATCGGCTGGATCGAGACGTTCGATTGTCTCGTCCGCATAGTCTGGTGGCGCAGGAACGAAGCACGGTGGAGGAGGCCTACGCCGGCGATATCATCGGCATCATCAATCCCGGGCTCTTCGCCATCGGCGATACGATTTCCCTGGCGGGCGGATTCAATTTCAAACCCTTGCCGCAATTCCAACCGGAGATTTTTGCGCGCCTGCGCCCGACCGATGTCGGGAAACGGAAGTCCTTCGACAAGGGGATGGAGCAGATGGCGCAGGAAGGCACCGTGCAGATTATGCGGAGCCTCAACGATCAGGACTCGCTGGTGGCGGCGGTCGGCCGGTTGCAGTTCGATGTGTTGCAATACCGGTTGCGCCATGAGTATCGCGTGGAGACGATTCTCGATGCCCTCCCGTTTTCCTGCAGCGCCTGGCTGGGCGGAGATCCCGCGACATTCAAGGCGCCGTCAGCCTCCATGGTGGTGAAAGACCAGCGCGGCCGTATTGTGGTGTTGTTCGGCGACCAGGTCATGAAGACCATCGCGCGCGACCGCAATCCCGGCCACACGCTCCGCGATATGGGGTAG
- a CDS encoding Carbon-nitrogen hydrolase (MaGe:77309816) — MMPPMAAPTLRIAFLHLAPIPGDLAGNRRLIEMAAMQAAQAGANWILTPELAVCGYSFADRIGTDWIAPQPDEWMAQMSRLAARLRITLFLSLPEQDRRTKQLHNSLFVIAPDGALSGAHRKINALRVGSEAWSTPGTEAIPVAAAPLDKVGLLICADAYSPGIAKSLQRQGARLLVSAAAWAPGLHGPNGEWERCTSDTGLPLFVCNRTGPDLTMDFTKAESVVAKDGERRLSMSAARSTIFLIDWDLLRQDLATPAYRRIEL; from the coding sequence ATGATGCCGCCCATGGCCGCCCCGACCCTGCGCATCGCCTTTCTGCACCTCGCACCGATCCCCGGCGACCTCGCCGGCAATCGACGGCTGATTGAGATGGCTGCGATGCAGGCGGCCCAAGCCGGGGCGAACTGGATTCTCACACCGGAACTCGCGGTTTGCGGCTATAGCTTTGCCGACCGGATCGGGACGGACTGGATCGCGCCCCAGCCGGATGAGTGGATGGCGCAAATGAGCCGGCTCGCGGCGCGGCTGCGAATCACGCTGTTTCTCTCTCTTCCCGAACAGGATCGCCGCACGAAGCAGCTGCACAACTCTCTCTTCGTCATCGCGCCGGACGGCGCCCTCTCCGGCGCTCATCGAAAAATCAACGCCCTGCGCGTGGGATCGGAAGCCTGGTCGACACCCGGCACAGAGGCCATCCCGGTCGCAGCCGCGCCGCTCGACAAGGTCGGACTTCTTATTTGCGCCGATGCCTACTCTCCCGGCATTGCCAAGAGCCTGCAGCGGCAAGGGGCCCGCCTGCTGGTGTCTGCCGCTGCTTGGGCGCCAGGACTTCACGGCCCCAACGGCGAATGGGAACGCTGCACCAGCGACACGGGATTGCCATTGTTCGTATGCAACCGGACCGGGCCGGATCTCACCATGGATTTCACCAAGGCCGAAAGCGTCGTGGCGAAAGACGGTGAGCGCCGGCTTTCAATGAGCGCCGCGCGCTCGACAATTTTTCTGATCGACTGGGATCTGCTCCGGCAAGACCTGGCCACACCAGCCTATCGGCGCATCGAGCTGTAA
- a CDS encoding hypothetical protein (Evidence 4 : Unknown function but conserved in other organisms; MaGe:77309817), which produces MIDWVSCPAVERDPERVSGAWVFRGTRVPVIALFQNLEDEAQVSDFIAWFPGVTLEQVRAVLEHAARSLEAA; this is translated from the coding sequence ATGATTGATTGGGTCTCATGCCCAGCCGTTGAGCGTGACCCCGAGCGCGTGAGTGGCGCGTGGGTTTTTCGAGGCACTCGCGTTCCTGTTATTGCCCTATTCCAGAATCTCGAAGACGAGGCACAAGTCTCAGACTTTATTGCCTGGTTTCCTGGCGTCACGCTCGAGCAAGTCCGCGCGGTACTTGAGCACGCAGCCCGCTCCCTAGAAGCAGCGTAA
- a CDS encoding hypothetical protein (Evidence 4 : Unknown function but conserved in other organisms; MaGe:77309818) — translation MRVLFDQGTPVPLRKYLAAHQVATTFELGWNNLKNGDLLQQSEESGFSVLITTDQNLRYQQNLAGRTIAIVVLTTTSWPRIEHEVERVAQAIDSATPGSYVEVSIP, via the coding sequence GTGCGCGTTCTTTTCGACCAGGGGACTCCAGTCCCTCTTCGCAAGTACCTCGCAGCGCATCAAGTCGCGACGACCTTCGAGCTTGGTTGGAACAATCTGAAAAATGGCGACCTGCTGCAACAGTCCGAGGAAAGCGGCTTTTCTGTTCTGATTACGACCGACCAAAATCTCCGCTACCAGCAGAACCTCGCAGGTCGCACAATCGCCATTGTTGTGCTGACCACAACCAGCTGGCCGCGCATCGAACACGAGGTTGAACGCGTGGCACAGGCCATCGATTCCGCCACGCCGGGCAGTTATGTCGAGGTTTCTATCCCGTGA